TTTGACCGTGACCTCAGACAGATTCAAAGCCTTGGCGATATCCTTGTTGGAGGCTCCCTGCATCATTAATCGCAACACCTCGCATTGGCGTGATGTCAGCTTTGAAAAAGAAAGGTTTGCCTGACCTCTCCCGCCAGCTTGTTTGCATGTAATGCTCGGCGTTACATAGATGCCACCTGCGAGCACCAGTTGAATTGCCCTGAGTATTACCTCGTTGGATTCACTTTTAAGGATGTAACCCACCGCGCCAGCATCCAGTGTCCTTTGCATGTCAAAAATATCATCGGAAGCAGTAACAACAATAATAGGCGCAGCACAGGGGTTATTGGCTAATATCTCCAGAACCTTGAAGCCATCAAGGCCTGGCATATTCAGATCAAACAGAACAAGGTCAATATCGGGATGGGCACCCATCATGTCGAGGGTTTGCCGGCAGTCATTGGACTCAACAACGGTGATATCACTCCACAGCTGTTGCAGCAATTGCTTGAGACCGTTGCGTAACAGCGAGTGATCATCTGCAATCAAAACTTTCCGGATATTATACGTAGTGCTCAAAACATAGCCCCTGTTGAACATCTGCACATTATTCGTGTCTACTTGTAGCGATTTTATTGGTCATCATCTTGGCTCAACTGCCAAATATCAGCCACTCATACCTGCCCCTGAATACATTGAGTTGAATGCTGCCGCCAAGGTTGATAGTCCCTGGTTCGGTATATTTTTATTCGGAGCAATTTTGGGATTAGCAACTTCTTGGTCAGTATAGATGTGACCAAACGCCAAGCGGTTCATATCTGCGCCCGTCAATCATCCGGCCAAGACCAACCAATACGGAGAATAGGGTAGTCCCCTTTGTCCTTCTCATAGTTTGTGTTAGAAACTACCATCCACATCCGCCTTGAACGGCGCTCCTGATTTA
Above is a genomic segment from Geopsychrobacter electrodiphilus DSM 16401 containing:
- a CDS encoding response regulator, with protein sequence MSTTYNIRKVLIADDHSLLRNGLKQLLQQLWSDITVVESNDCRQTLDMMGAHPDIDLVLFDLNMPGLDGFKVLEILANNPCAAPIIVVTASDDIFDMQRTLDAGAVGYILKSESNEVILRAIQLVLAGGIYVTPSITCKQAGGRGQANLSFSKLTSRQCEVLRLMMQGASNKDIAKALNLSEVTVKTHVGAILKTLDVVSRTQAVLAAKKLGYQDK